A single window of Halobacterium jilantaiense DNA harbors:
- the leuD gene encoding 3-isopropylmalate dehydratase small subunit has translation MSPNAGGDATSSSGPADTVRRVTGTGVPVRGNDVDTDEIIPARFLKVVTFDGLGQFAFFDERFDSATPEESRDGDGGAVRADEPLDHPFNAECFRGASVLAVNANFGCGSSREHAPQALMRWGIDAIVGESFAEIFAGNCLALGIPTVTASQEDVEALQDYVDEHPDAEIEVDVAAEEVRYGDTTIDASVDDAQRRALVDGVWDTTALMAANADSVEATAASLPYTDD, from the coding sequence GTGAGCCCGAACGCCGGGGGTGACGCGACGAGCAGCTCCGGTCCGGCTGATACGGTCCGCCGAGTCACCGGCACGGGCGTTCCAGTCCGGGGGAACGACGTGGACACGGACGAAATCATCCCGGCGCGCTTCCTCAAGGTCGTCACGTTCGACGGCCTCGGGCAGTTCGCGTTCTTCGACGAGCGGTTCGACAGCGCGACTCCGGAGGAGTCGCGAGACGGAGACGGCGGAGCCGTCAGAGCAGACGAGCCGCTGGACCACCCGTTCAACGCCGAGTGCTTCCGAGGGGCGTCCGTGCTCGCCGTGAACGCGAACTTCGGCTGTGGCTCGTCACGCGAGCACGCGCCGCAGGCGCTGATGCGGTGGGGCATCGACGCAATCGTGGGCGAGTCGTTCGCCGAGATCTTCGCGGGGAACTGCCTCGCACTCGGCATCCCCACGGTCACGGCCTCGCAGGAAGACGTCGAGGCGCTCCAGGACTACGTCGACGAGCACCCCGACGCCGAAATCGAAGTAGACGTCGCCGCCGAGGAGGTCCGCTACGGCGACACTACCATCGACGCCTCGGTGGACGACGCTCAGCGGCGGGCGCTCGTCGACGGCGTCTGGGACACCACCGCGCTGATGGCCGCGAACGCCGACAGCGTCGAAGCGACCGCTGCCAGCCTCCCCTACACCGATGACTGA
- a CDS encoding isocitrate/isopropylmalate dehydrogenase family protein, with amino-acid sequence MTEEIAVVPGDGIGREVTPVAVDVLDAVGDFEFVHAEAGDEVADEQGTPLPAETREAVETADATLFGAAGETAADVILPLRAAVDSFVNVRPARTYPGVDAVQPETDLVFLRENTEGVYAGHEAELADGVTTCTRVVTEEASRRLAEYACEYAPEGFTVAHKANVMRVTDGLFRETVENVAAEHGVETDAALMDALAMHLVENPADYDVVVCPNLAGDVLSDLAAGLVGGLGLLPSANIGPERGVFEPVHGTAPDIAGDGVANPAAAVLSAAMLLEFLGHDAAGERVRSAVEDVLEDGPTTPDLGGEATTRAVGDAIREVVR; translated from the coding sequence ATGACTGAGGAAATTGCGGTTGTTCCCGGGGACGGCATCGGTCGCGAGGTCACACCGGTCGCCGTCGACGTGCTGGACGCCGTCGGCGACTTCGAGTTCGTCCACGCCGAGGCGGGCGACGAGGTCGCCGACGAGCAGGGGACGCCGCTCCCGGCGGAGACTCGGGAGGCGGTCGAGACGGCGGACGCGACGCTGTTCGGCGCGGCGGGCGAGACGGCCGCGGACGTCATCCTCCCGCTGCGGGCGGCCGTCGACTCCTTCGTGAACGTCCGGCCCGCGCGGACGTACCCCGGCGTGGACGCGGTCCAGCCGGAGACGGACCTCGTCTTCCTCCGGGAGAACACGGAGGGCGTCTACGCCGGCCACGAGGCCGAACTCGCGGACGGCGTGACGACCTGCACGCGCGTCGTCACCGAGGAGGCGAGCCGACGGCTCGCGGAGTACGCCTGCGAGTACGCGCCCGAGGGGTTCACCGTCGCGCACAAGGCGAACGTGATGCGCGTGACGGACGGCCTCTTCCGCGAGACTGTCGAGAACGTGGCGGCCGAGCACGGCGTCGAGACGGACGCGGCGCTGATGGACGCGCTCGCCATGCACCTCGTGGAGAATCCGGCGGACTACGACGTAGTCGTCTGCCCGAACCTCGCCGGGGACGTGCTCTCGGACCTCGCGGCGGGGCTCGTCGGCGGCCTCGGTCTGCTGCCGTCCGCGAACATCGGCCCGGAGCGCGGCGTCTTCGAGCCCGTCCACGGCACCGCGCCGGACATCGCGGGCGACGGCGTCGCGAACCCCGCAGCCGCCGTGCTGTCGGCGGCGATGCTCTTGGAGTTCCTCGGCCACGACGCCGCTGGCGAGCGCGTCCGCAGCGCGGTCGAGGACGTACTGGAAGACGGGCCGACGACGCCCGACCTCGGTGGCGAGGCGACAACCCGCGCGGTCGGCGACGCCATCCGGGAGGTGGTCCGATGA
- the ilvD gene encoding dihydroxy-acid dehydratase, whose translation MTGQKDPDLPSADVTEGPERAPHRAMFRAMGYDDADFSSPMVGVANPAADITPCNVHLDDVAESAVDGVEAGDGMPIEFGTITISDAISMGTEGMRASLVSREVIADSVELVAFGERMDALVTVAGCDKNLPGMMMAAIRTDLPSVFLYGGSIMPGEHDGREITVQNVFEGVGAVASGDMTEDELESMERDACPGAGACGGMFTANTMASISEAIGLAPLGSASPPAESNGRYDVAERAGRLAAECVREDRRPSDILTRESFENAIAVQVALGGSTNAVLHLLALAAEAGVDLDVEDFNDISDRTPKIANLQPGGTRVMNDLHEVGGVPVVLARLLDAGLIHGDAMTVTGRTITEELEHLGEDGSVDGDVDFLRPVDDPFHETGAITVLTGNLAPDGAVLKVTGKDETQHTGPARVFESEEDAMAYVQDGHIESGDVIAIRNEGPRGGPGMREMLGVTAAVVGQGHEDDVALLTDGRFSGATRGPMVGHVAPEAAVGGPIALLEDGDEVTVDVPNRELSVAVPDDELAARREDWSEPDPRYDAGVLRKYGDLFASAADGAVTDPGAKRDP comes from the coding sequence ATGACCGGACAGAAGGACCCGGACCTGCCGAGCGCGGACGTGACCGAGGGGCCCGAGCGCGCCCCGCACCGCGCGATGTTCCGCGCGATGGGCTACGACGACGCCGACTTCTCCTCGCCGATGGTCGGGGTCGCGAACCCCGCCGCCGACATCACGCCCTGCAACGTCCACCTCGACGACGTGGCCGAGTCGGCCGTCGACGGCGTCGAGGCCGGCGACGGGATGCCAATCGAGTTCGGCACAATCACCATCTCGGACGCCATCTCGATGGGGACCGAGGGGATGCGGGCCTCCCTCGTCTCCCGAGAGGTCATCGCCGACTCCGTCGAGCTCGTGGCGTTCGGCGAGCGCATGGACGCGCTCGTCACAGTCGCGGGCTGCGACAAGAACCTCCCCGGGATGATGATGGCCGCCATCCGCACCGACCTCCCGTCGGTGTTCCTCTACGGCGGCTCCATCATGCCCGGCGAACACGACGGCCGCGAGATAACCGTCCAGAACGTCTTCGAGGGCGTCGGAGCCGTCGCCTCCGGTGACATGACCGAGGACGAACTCGAGTCGATGGAGCGCGACGCCTGCCCCGGCGCGGGCGCTTGCGGCGGGATGTTCACCGCGAACACGATGGCGTCCATCTCGGAAGCCATCGGACTCGCACCGCTCGGCTCTGCGAGCCCGCCCGCAGAGAGCAATGGCCGGTACGATGTCGCCGAGCGCGCCGGCCGTCTCGCGGCGGAGTGCGTCCGCGAGGACCGCCGACCTTCGGATATCCTCACCAGAGAGAGCTTCGAGAACGCCATCGCCGTCCAGGTCGCGCTCGGCGGCTCGACGAACGCCGTGCTGCACCTGCTCGCGCTCGCCGCCGAGGCGGGCGTCGACCTCGACGTCGAGGACTTCAACGACATCAGCGACCGCACCCCGAAGATTGCGAACCTCCAGCCCGGCGGCACGCGCGTCATGAACGACCTCCACGAGGTCGGCGGCGTTCCGGTCGTCCTCGCGCGCCTGCTCGACGCCGGCCTGATTCACGGCGACGCGATGACCGTGACCGGCCGCACTATCACCGAGGAACTCGAACACCTCGGTGAAGACGGCAGCGTGGACGGTGACGTGGACTTCCTCCGCCCGGTCGACGACCCGTTCCACGAGACCGGCGCAATCACCGTCCTCACCGGGAATCTCGCGCCAGACGGCGCAGTTCTCAAAGTCACCGGCAAAGACGAGACCCAGCACACCGGCCCGGCCCGCGTCTTCGAATCCGAAGAGGACGCCATGGCGTACGTCCAGGATGGCCACATCGAGTCCGGCGACGTCATCGCCATTCGGAACGAGGGCCCGAGGGGCGGCCCCGGGATGCGCGAGATGCTAGGGGTCACTGCCGCCGTCGTCGGCCAGGGCCACGAGGACGACGTCGCGCTGCTGACCGACGGGCGGTTCTCGGGTGCCACTCGCGGCCCCATGGTCGGCCACGTCGCGCCCGAAGCCGCGGTCGGCGGCCCGATCGCGCTCCTCGAAGACGGCGACGAAGTGACCGTCGACGTCCCCAACCGAGAGCTCTCAGTGGCAGTCCCCGACGACGAGCTCGCGGCCCGCCGTGAGGACTGGAGCGAACCCGACCCCCGTTACGACGCCGGCGTCCTCCGGAAGTACGGCGACCTCTTCGCCTCGGCCGCCGACGGTGCGGTCACCGACCCCGGCGCGAAACGCGACCCCTGA
- a CDS encoding DUF7522 family protein: protein MEVRVPPFRDAAGPALRSLAAYDREDVELVYERDDVSTKDRVVDDIHEELILNDIGIGRLEQLFRVAKWHCTMHRFEHAICIHHATGDYKGILVSVDTDAGVDLEAVAKACDHV, encoded by the coding sequence ATGGAGGTCCGCGTACCCCCGTTCCGGGACGCCGCCGGGCCAGCACTCCGGTCACTCGCGGCCTACGACCGCGAGGACGTCGAACTCGTGTACGAACGCGACGACGTCTCCACCAAAGACCGCGTCGTCGACGACATCCACGAGGAACTCATCCTCAACGACATCGGCATCGGCCGCCTCGAACAGCTCTTCCGGGTCGCCAAGTGGCACTGCACGATGCACCGCTTCGAGCACGCCATCTGCATCCACCACGCCACCGGCGACTACAAGGGCATCCTCGTGAGCGTCGACACCGACGCCGGCGTGGACCTGGAAGCCGTCGCCAAGGCCTGCGACCACGTCTGA
- a CDS encoding antibiotic biosynthesis monooxygenase, translated as MIVRVWRGWTEESDADEYESFATETVFPDAGAEIPGLADWEVLRREDGSRVEFVTVARFESWAAVEAFAGPDYEQAHVPDRAEELLADYEEAVRHYESRGGSRDGAFG; from the coding sequence GTGATTGTACGCGTGTGGCGGGGCTGGACCGAGGAATCGGACGCCGACGAGTACGAGTCGTTCGCGACGGAGACGGTGTTTCCGGACGCTGGAGCCGAGATTCCGGGGCTGGCGGACTGGGAGGTGCTCCGGCGGGAGGACGGTTCGCGGGTGGAGTTCGTGACTGTCGCACGCTTCGAGTCGTGGGCGGCTGTCGAGGCGTTCGCGGGCCCAGACTACGAACAGGCTCACGTTCCCGACCGGGCCGAGGAACTGCTCGCGGACTACGAGGAGGCGGTGCGACACTACGAGAGTCGGGGCGGGAGCCGCGACGGTGCGTTCGGGTAG
- a CDS encoding DUF5795 family protein: protein MADNRVVQGRMVTPKKLAELVEGESVMDAEPIEDTDRDCPDCGSDVISVGYMPSVTEFVTGYKCQDCDWSERDA from the coding sequence ATGGCTGACAACCGGGTCGTGCAGGGCCGCATGGTCACCCCGAAGAAACTCGCAGAACTCGTCGAAGGCGAGTCCGTCATGGACGCCGAACCCATCGAGGACACGGACCGCGACTGCCCCGACTGCGGCAGCGACGTCATCTCCGTCGGCTACATGCCCTCGGTCACCGAATTCGTCACTGGCTACAAGTGCCAGGACTGCGACTGGAGCGAACGCGACGCCTGA
- a CDS encoding DUF5794 domain-containing protein, producing the protein MSSSRHPVALRLEQQVGGATKLLATVMLLPLVDGIFAALVLAGQLDTWAGVLQVGLLVFGGSATLAVILAEMGGSRRQQATSVLLVGLPLIVIATVEAALAPTVATVLDIPTFERFAALVILAIAAKTASATIGEYLPSPGVIIGLGFLASIRPDGAALVTNYDVSLLLHAVAAAGVAVTFALGVVALAPILRGVVDIDRFRFGSAVALATLALSVFHLVPSQAPLMVFAVAGVLAFDPDQAGDADAASDDHGDDATGSSHPDDVTVDADDGPDPQPNTPAATDGGNGTDPDEAAYGYPGEDAAEERAPWL; encoded by the coding sequence ATGAGTAGCTCACGTCACCCCGTCGCGCTCCGCCTCGAGCAGCAGGTGGGCGGCGCTACGAAGCTCCTGGCCACCGTCATGCTGCTGCCGCTCGTCGACGGCATCTTCGCCGCCCTCGTGCTCGCCGGCCAGCTCGACACCTGGGCCGGCGTCCTTCAGGTCGGCCTGCTCGTCTTCGGCGGGAGCGCGACCCTCGCCGTCATCCTCGCCGAGATGGGTGGCAGCCGCCGCCAGCAGGCGACCAGCGTCCTGCTCGTCGGGCTCCCCCTCATCGTCATCGCCACCGTCGAAGCGGCGCTCGCGCCCACCGTCGCGACCGTCCTCGACATCCCGACCTTCGAGCGGTTCGCCGCGCTGGTCATCCTCGCCATCGCCGCGAAGACCGCCAGCGCCACCATCGGCGAGTACCTCCCCTCGCCGGGTGTCATCATCGGTCTGGGCTTCCTCGCGAGCATCCGCCCCGACGGCGCAGCGCTCGTCACCAACTACGACGTCAGCCTGCTGTTGCACGCCGTCGCCGCAGCCGGCGTCGCCGTCACGTTCGCGCTCGGCGTCGTCGCGCTCGCCCCAATCCTGCGCGGCGTCGTCGACATCGACCGGTTCCGGTTCGGCTCCGCTGTCGCGCTCGCCACGCTCGCGCTGTCGGTGTTCCACCTCGTCCCCTCGCAGGCACCGCTGATGGTGTTCGCCGTCGCCGGCGTGCTCGCGTTCGACCCCGACCAAGCAGGAGACGCTGACGCCGCCAGCGACGACCACGGAGACGACGCCACCGGCTCCAGCCACCCCGACGACGTCACCGTCGACGCGGACGACGGCCCCGACCCGCAGCCGAACACGCCGGCCGCGACCGACGGCGGTAACGGCACGGACCCCGACGAGGCCGCCTACGGCTACCCCGGCGAGGACGCCGCAGAGGAGCGCGCCCCCTGGCTGTAG
- the guaB gene encoding IMP dehydrogenase, with amino-acid sequence MANDSSTDGRFSEKLRVPEALTFDDVLLRPAESRVEPDEADVATRVSTNVELEVPVLSAAMDTVTESDLAIAMAREGGLGVLHQNMDTETVVTEVERVKHADELVIGRENVVTADPDQTVDEVDAMMNRADVSGAPVVDDDDTVLGIISGTDIRPYIEVGESDAVREAMTDEVITAPEDVTARDALELMYEHKIERVPIVDGDDHLVGLVTMQGILARREHGNAARDDDGRLRVGVAVGPFETERATAVDEAGADVVFIDCAHAHNMNVIDSARDITASVDADVVVGNVGTREAAEAVVDFADGIKVGIGPGSICTTRVVTGAGMPQITAVSEVADVAAPEGVPVIADGGIRYSGDAAKAIAAGADAVMLGSYFAGTDEAPGRVITMNGKKYKQYRGMGSVGAMQSGGGDRYLKEDEEDEEYVPEGVEAATPYKGSLASELHQLVGGIQSGMGYVGAETIPAFKRDAEFVRVSSAGQTEGHPHDVMITDEAPNYSPQNE; translated from the coding sequence ATGGCGAACGATTCCTCGACGGACGGCCGATTCTCCGAGAAGCTCCGCGTACCGGAAGCGCTGACGTTCGACGACGTGCTGCTGCGGCCCGCAGAGAGCCGGGTCGAGCCCGACGAGGCCGACGTGGCGACGCGCGTCTCCACGAACGTCGAACTCGAAGTCCCCGTCCTCTCGGCGGCGATGGACACCGTCACCGAGTCCGACCTCGCCATCGCGATGGCGCGCGAGGGCGGCCTCGGCGTCCTCCACCAGAACATGGACACCGAGACGGTCGTCACCGAAGTCGAGCGCGTCAAGCACGCCGACGAGCTCGTCATCGGCCGCGAGAACGTCGTCACCGCCGACCCCGACCAGACGGTCGACGAGGTCGACGCGATGATGAACCGCGCCGACGTCTCCGGCGCACCCGTCGTCGACGACGACGACACGGTGCTCGGTATCATCTCCGGCACCGACATCCGCCCCTACATCGAGGTCGGCGAGTCCGACGCCGTCCGCGAGGCGATGACCGACGAAGTCATCACCGCGCCCGAGGACGTCACCGCTCGTGACGCGCTCGAACTCATGTACGAGCACAAAATCGAGCGCGTGCCCATCGTGGACGGCGACGACCACCTCGTCGGGCTCGTCACGATGCAGGGCATCCTCGCGCGGCGCGAACACGGCAACGCTGCCCGCGACGACGACGGCCGCCTCCGCGTCGGCGTCGCGGTCGGTCCGTTCGAGACCGAGCGCGCGACCGCCGTCGACGAGGCCGGCGCTGACGTCGTCTTCATCGACTGCGCGCACGCCCACAACATGAACGTCATCGACTCCGCGCGCGACATCACGGCGTCTGTCGACGCGGACGTCGTCGTCGGGAACGTCGGCACCCGTGAGGCCGCAGAGGCCGTCGTCGACTTCGCGGACGGCATCAAGGTCGGCATCGGCCCGGGCTCTATCTGCACGACCCGGGTCGTCACCGGTGCCGGTATGCCCCAGATCACGGCCGTCTCAGAGGTCGCCGACGTCGCCGCGCCCGAGGGCGTCCCGGTCATCGCGGACGGCGGCATCCGGTACTCCGGCGACGCCGCGAAGGCCATCGCCGCGGGAGCCGACGCCGTGATGCTCGGGTCGTACTTCGCGGGGACCGACGAGGCCCCGGGCCGCGTCATCACGATGAACGGCAAGAAGTACAAGCAGTACCGTGGCATGGGCTCCGTCGGCGCGATGCAGTCCGGCGGCGGCGACCGCTACCTCAAGGAAGACGAGGAAGACGAGGAGTACGTGCCCGAGGGCGTCGAGGCGGCCACTCCGTACAAGGGGTCGCTGGCCTCGGAGCTCCACCAGCTCGTCGGCGGCATCCAGTCCGGGATGGGCTACGTCGGCGCGGAGACGATTCCGGCGTTCAAGCGGGACGCCGAGTTCGTCCGCGTGTCCTCGGCCGGTCAGACCGAAGGCCACCCCCACGACGTGATGATTACGGACGAAGCGCCGAACTACAGCCCGCAGAACGAGTAG
- a CDS encoding universal stress protein translates to MYRVLVPVDDDVDRALTQARYVADMPAAGEAVEATLLFVFTGDSDDIPSEYRQFKTADRIQSVRRARDFLEDEGVAVEVRDDSGDTTDDIIRVADDIDADAVVLGGRKRSPAGKAIFGSTTQSVILNTDRPVVVTGDGS, encoded by the coding sequence ATGTACCGCGTACTCGTGCCGGTCGACGACGACGTCGACCGCGCGCTCACCCAGGCCCGATACGTCGCCGACATGCCCGCAGCCGGCGAGGCGGTCGAGGCCACGCTGCTGTTCGTGTTCACGGGCGACAGCGACGACATCCCCTCGGAGTACCGGCAGTTCAAGACCGCCGACCGCATCCAGTCGGTGCGTCGCGCACGCGACTTCTTGGAGGACGAAGGCGTCGCCGTCGAGGTGCGGGACGACTCCGGGGACACCACCGACGACATCATCCGGGTCGCCGACGACATCGACGCCGACGCCGTCGTCCTCGGCGGCCGGAAGCGGTCGCCAGCGGGGAAGGCAATCTTCGGGTCGACGACGCAGTCGGTCATCCTCAACACCGACCGGCCCGTCGTCGTCACCGGCGACGGCTCCTAA
- a CDS encoding DUF2061 domain-containing protein encodes MADSRYRSVVKAASYRVFATGMVFTIAFLYTGEFGSAAKIGVSAAVGKTALYYVWERLWSNIEWGRRPA; translated from the coding sequence ATGGCCGACTCCCGCTACCGCTCCGTCGTGAAGGCGGCGTCCTACCGCGTGTTCGCGACCGGGATGGTGTTCACCATCGCGTTCCTCTACACGGGCGAGTTCGGCTCCGCCGCGAAAATCGGGGTCTCCGCAGCAGTCGGAAAGACGGCGCTGTACTACGTCTGGGAGCGCCTCTGGAGCAACATCGAGTGGGGCCGCCGGCCCGCCTGA
- a CDS encoding NADPH:quinone reductase, whose product MRAVRLHEHGGPDVLTVEDVERPEPGDGEVLVAVEAAGVNPVDTYFRDGSYEPVGLPFTPGVDYAGTVAAVGDGVEAFAEGDRVFGTGIGNAGSQGAYAEYATVPTDRTVHLPDGADFTEAGAAGVVAVTAWRALVDHADLNPAEDVLVHGGSGGVGHAAVQIADAVSARVHTTAGPDYHDHVADLGADTVLDYGRDDLADAVRDAAGGGVDAVLDHRLDDYLQFDADVAAQGARVVGIGENSPDPGFSNDGAARSKDVSYQFMSMFNTPDLRVPLRGVAHLLAEDRLSIELAETYDLDEAGEAQRAVLEDSFLGKLAVTP is encoded by the coding sequence ATGCGCGCAGTCCGACTCCACGAGCACGGCGGACCGGACGTACTGACAGTCGAGGACGTCGAACGCCCCGAACCGGGCGACGGTGAGGTCCTCGTCGCGGTCGAGGCGGCTGGCGTCAACCCCGTGGACACGTACTTCCGGGACGGCTCCTACGAGCCGGTCGGGCTGCCGTTCACGCCGGGCGTCGACTACGCCGGCACGGTCGCGGCGGTCGGCGACGGCGTCGAGGCGTTCGCGGAGGGCGACCGGGTGTTCGGTACCGGCATCGGGAACGCCGGCTCTCAGGGCGCGTACGCCGAGTACGCGACCGTGCCGACCGACCGCACCGTCCACCTGCCGGACGGAGCTGACTTCACTGAGGCCGGGGCGGCGGGCGTCGTAGCGGTGACCGCGTGGCGCGCGCTCGTGGACCACGCCGACCTGAACCCGGCCGAGGACGTGCTCGTCCACGGCGGCTCCGGCGGCGTCGGGCACGCCGCCGTCCAGATTGCGGACGCCGTCAGCGCGAGGGTCCACACGACTGCCGGGCCCGACTACCACGACCACGTCGCCGACCTCGGTGCCGACACGGTCTTGGACTACGGTCGCGACGACCTCGCGGACGCGGTCCGGGACGCTGCGGGCGGCGGCGTCGACGCGGTCCTCGACCACCGCCTCGACGACTACCTCCAGTTCGACGCGGACGTGGCCGCGCAGGGCGCTCGGGTCGTCGGCATCGGGGAGAACAGCCCGGACCCGGGGTTCTCGAACGACGGCGCGGCGCGCTCGAAGGACGTCTCCTACCAGTTCATGAGCATGTTTAACACGCCGGACCTGCGCGTGCCGCTCCGCGGCGTCGCGCACCTGCTGGCCGAGGACCGACTCTCCATCGAACTCGCGGAGACCTACGACCTCGACGAGGCCGGCGAGGCGCAGCGCGCCGTCCTGGAGGACTCGTTCCTCGGGAAACTCGCCGTCACGCCGTAA
- a CDS encoding zinc-dependent alcohol dehydrogenase family protein, with product MRAAVLREYGEPLSVEDVARPEPASHGVVVDVAACGICRSDWHAWMGHGEWADDRVDPGQILGHEPAGTVAAVSEDVDALSVGDRVAVPFNLGEGSCPACRRGHGNVCEDGYALGFEQAAQGAFAEQVHVPHAAFNVARVPDGVALDAVAALGCRYATAFHALAHRADVAGGDWVAVHGCGGLGLAAVQIATALGGSVVAVDVRDDPLDLAEQVGAVETVRADQTDDVPGAVRALTDGGAHVSVDALGRAETCRNSVDSLRARGKHVQVGLTTEAEQGEISLPVDEITRWDVSVLGSRGMPPSRYDELLRLVASGRLDPGALVTQRVGLDDVSGRLAAMTEYETSGIELATDV from the coding sequence ATGCGCGCGGCAGTTCTGCGGGAGTACGGGGAACCGCTGTCCGTCGAGGACGTAGCCAGACCCGAGCCGGCAAGCCACGGCGTCGTCGTCGACGTCGCGGCCTGTGGCATCTGCCGGAGCGACTGGCACGCCTGGATGGGGCACGGCGAGTGGGCGGACGACCGCGTCGACCCCGGCCAGATTCTCGGTCACGAGCCGGCCGGCACGGTCGCGGCGGTCAGCGAGGACGTCGACGCCCTCTCGGTCGGCGACCGCGTGGCGGTCCCGTTCAATCTCGGGGAGGGGTCGTGTCCGGCGTGCCGGCGCGGCCACGGGAACGTCTGCGAGGACGGCTACGCGCTCGGCTTCGAGCAGGCCGCACAGGGCGCGTTCGCCGAGCAAGTCCACGTCCCGCACGCGGCGTTCAACGTCGCTCGGGTCCCGGACGGCGTCGCCCTGGACGCCGTCGCGGCGCTCGGCTGCCGGTACGCGACCGCGTTCCACGCGCTCGCCCACCGCGCCGACGTCGCCGGCGGCGACTGGGTGGCGGTCCACGGCTGCGGCGGCCTCGGCCTCGCCGCCGTCCAGATTGCGACCGCGCTCGGCGGCAGCGTCGTCGCGGTCGACGTCCGCGACGACCCCCTCGACCTCGCCGAGCAGGTCGGAGCCGTCGAGACCGTCCGGGCCGACCAGACCGACGACGTGCCGGGCGCGGTCCGGGCGCTCACGGACGGCGGCGCGCACGTCTCCGTGGACGCGCTCGGCCGCGCGGAGACCTGTCGGAACAGCGTCGACAGCCTCCGCGCCAGAGGCAAGCACGTGCAGGTCGGGCTGACAACCGAGGCCGAGCAGGGCGAAATCTCGCTGCCCGTCGACGAAATCACGCGCTGGGATGTCTCCGTGCTCGGGTCCCGGGGGATGCCGCCGTCGCGGTACGACGAACTGCTGCGGCTGGTCGCCTCCGGTCGCCTCGACCCCGGCGCGCTCGTCACGCAGCGCGTCGGCCTCGACGACGTCTCCGGTCGGCTCGCGGCGATGACTGAGTACGAGACCAGCGGCATCGAACTCGCGACGGACGTCTGA
- a CDS encoding aldo/keto reductase, producing the protein MSDSDETPVDFVRLGQTGIQTSELQFGTWRFGKQTESGDIEIGEDRAHDLLDAYADAGGRYIDTADVYGGGDSEEWIGDWLSNRDRERYTIASKIYWQIRDGDPNSRGTNRKTLRNRIDALLDRLGTDYIDVLYIHRWDDETPTREMMKTLNGLVEDGKVHYLGASTFRPNAWKVAKANELARNEGWEPFTVLQPRYNLVDREIEGDYLEFAREEGLAVCPWSPLGQGFLTGKYDREDGLTGESKASDSTRWEDNYLTEANFDVHDELDAVADEVDASPAQVALAWLVHRDGVTAPIVGARTVDQLEENLAAAAIDLSDEQVDRLTDAKGGPYAGL; encoded by the coding sequence ATGAGTGACAGCGACGAGACGCCCGTGGACTTCGTGCGACTCGGGCAGACGGGCATCCAGACGAGTGAACTCCAGTTCGGGACGTGGCGCTTCGGCAAACAGACCGAATCCGGCGACATCGAAATCGGCGAGGACCGCGCCCACGACCTCCTCGACGCGTACGCCGACGCCGGCGGCCGATACATCGACACCGCGGACGTGTACGGCGGCGGCGACAGCGAGGAGTGGATCGGCGACTGGCTGTCGAACCGCGACCGCGAGCGCTACACCATCGCGTCGAAAATCTACTGGCAGATTCGGGACGGCGACCCGAACAGCCGCGGCACGAACCGGAAGACGCTCCGGAACCGCATCGACGCGCTGCTCGACCGCCTCGGCACGGACTACATCGACGTGCTGTACATCCACCGGTGGGACGACGAGACGCCGACCCGCGAGATGATGAAGACCCTGAACGGCCTCGTCGAGGACGGGAAGGTCCACTACCTCGGCGCGTCGACGTTCCGGCCGAACGCCTGGAAGGTCGCGAAAGCCAACGAACTCGCGCGCAACGAGGGCTGGGAGCCGTTCACCGTGCTCCAGCCGCGGTACAACCTCGTCGACCGCGAAATCGAGGGAGACTACCTGGAGTTCGCCCGCGAGGAGGGGCTCGCCGTGTGTCCGTGGAGTCCGCTCGGCCAGGGCTTCCTCACCGGGAAGTACGACCGCGAGGACGGCCTCACGGGGGAGTCGAAGGCCAGCGACTCCACGCGCTGGGAGGACAACTACCTCACCGAGGCGAACTTCGACGTTCACGACGAACTGGACGCCGTCGCCGACGAGGTCGACGCGTCGCCCGCGCAGGTCGCGCTGGCGTGGCTCGTCCACCGGGACGGCGTCACCGCGCCCATCGTCGGCGCGCGCACGGTCGACCAGCTCGAAGAGAACCTCGCCGCCGCGGCCATCGACCTCAGCGACGAGCAGGTCGACCGTCTGACGGACGCGAAAGGCGGCCCGTACGCCGGGCTGTGA